One window from the genome of Salisaeta longa DSM 21114 encodes:
- the recF gene encoding DNA replication/repair protein RecF (All proteins in this family for which functions are known are DNA-binding proteins that assist the filamentation of RecA onto DNA for the initiation of recombination or recombinational repair.): MLLQSLRVRSFRAHTDTSVAWATGVNVIWGPNGAGKTNLLEAIHYVCLTQSFLVHNDRYALRKDAPHFEVEGTFAGVRRQPMTVRLVYMPSEGKQVFVNGAPLERLADLVGQLPVVVFSPDDYELTAGGPDERRRFLNNILSQARPVYMNDVMQYNRARRQRNELLRQYKKRPSSPPPDVLDPWTDKVVTLGSRVIQRRAQFLDAFAAYLDEAHAHIGQATERPSFTYDTVGDLPDAPTTDDVETAFRETLARRWEAEQSRGTTLAGPQRDDITFRLDGLEVRRYGSQGQHRTVGMVLKLAQYLYLRDQLDTAPLLLLDDAFGKLDSTRTAAFLELLQSDVVGQSFITTTDVAPFRAHLSFDAPPHQAIHVARDSSGARVSSDVVATAPDSA, encoded by the coding sequence ATGTTGCTTCAATCCCTTCGTGTCCGTTCGTTTCGCGCCCATACCGACACGTCGGTGGCGTGGGCAACGGGCGTCAACGTGATTTGGGGCCCTAACGGTGCAGGCAAAACCAATCTGCTGGAGGCGATTCACTACGTGTGCCTCACCCAGAGCTTTTTGGTGCACAACGACCGGTATGCTCTCCGCAAAGACGCTCCGCATTTTGAGGTTGAGGGCACGTTTGCGGGCGTGCGCCGGCAGCCCATGACCGTGCGCTTGGTCTACATGCCCAGCGAAGGGAAACAGGTGTTTGTGAATGGCGCGCCCCTCGAGCGGCTTGCCGACCTCGTGGGGCAGCTGCCGGTGGTTGTGTTCTCGCCCGATGACTACGAGCTGACCGCCGGGGGGCCAGACGAGCGGCGGCGTTTTCTGAACAACATCCTGAGCCAGGCGCGCCCGGTGTACATGAACGACGTGATGCAGTACAACCGCGCGCGCCGGCAGCGCAACGAGCTGCTACGGCAGTACAAAAAGCGCCCCTCATCGCCTCCGCCCGACGTGCTCGATCCGTGGACCGACAAAGTGGTGACGCTTGGCAGCCGGGTCATCCAACGGCGCGCACAATTTCTCGATGCGTTTGCCGCGTATCTCGACGAGGCCCACGCCCACATCGGGCAGGCCACCGAGCGGCCCAGCTTCACCTACGACACCGTAGGCGACCTGCCCGATGCGCCCACAACCGATGACGTGGAGACGGCCTTTCGCGAGACGCTGGCCCGCCGGTGGGAGGCCGAACAGTCGCGCGGCACCACGTTGGCCGGGCCGCAACGCGACGACATCACGTTTCGGCTGGACGGTCTAGAGGTGCGGCGCTACGGCTCGCAGGGGCAGCATCGCACCGTGGGCATGGTGTTAAAGCTGGCGCAGTACCTGTACCTGCGCGATCAGCTCGATACCGCGCCGCTCTTGTTGCTAGACGACGCCTTCGGAAAGCTCGACAGCACGCGTACGGCAGCGTTTCTGGAGCTCCTGCAGTCGGATGTTGTGGGGCAAAGCTTCATCACAACGACCGACGTGGCCCCGTTTCGCGCGCACCTTTCCTTCGACGCGCCCCCTCACCAGGCCATTCACGTAGCCCGCGATTCGTCCGGCGCCCGCGTATCTTCTGATGTTGTTGCAACGGCCCCCGATTCGGCTTGA
- a CDS encoding M48 family metalloprotease — protein sequence MRHLPPPARWLCILLIGSLGLVSSTGCTTGINPVTGNTRAYGYTWQQELQMGQQADQQIVSQYGVYDDDELQAYVDRVARDVLAVSHMRRESTAQKFRTTEFTFRILDSEVINAFALPGGYVYVTRGLLAHLNNEAQLAVVLGHEIGHVAARHSSEQAARQQLMQIGLVGTAILGQQVLGGQAAQQILGLGGQAAQLLSLSYSRENEREADQLGVEYAAMAGYKASEGAEFFESLKRIQQQSAQAIPTWQSTHPDPGAREDKIVQLANTWQQRLQTPMTTVDQDQYYNNLERTVVGKNPRQGFVRDGTFYHPEMAFRFPVPSNYQVINQAAQVAMVAPSQEAYLLFGGYNTPTTAAAADSFAAQQGVTVVRRDRDPYGAFDPQQVLLEGQTQQGQMLRLLGYFLEYNDTVFGFKGITAAATYDTYQPVFLETMRGFDRLTDQRILSIQPYRLAIRPAGRSAPFRTFVSDLSLPEGMTEDDVAIINQIQLETVVAPSQPLKLPQR from the coding sequence ATGCGCCACCTACCACCCCCGGCACGCTGGCTTTGTATTCTGCTCATCGGGAGCCTCGGGCTCGTAAGCAGTACCGGATGCACCACGGGCATCAACCCCGTAACCGGCAACACCCGGGCCTACGGCTACACCTGGCAGCAAGAGCTGCAAATGGGCCAGCAGGCCGATCAGCAGATTGTGAGCCAGTACGGCGTGTACGATGACGACGAGCTGCAAGCCTACGTCGACAGGGTGGCCCGCGACGTGCTGGCCGTAAGCCACATGCGCCGCGAAAGCACCGCGCAAAAATTCCGTACCACCGAGTTTACGTTCCGCATCCTCGACAGCGAAGTCATCAATGCCTTTGCTCTGCCTGGCGGGTACGTGTACGTAACCCGTGGGTTGCTGGCGCATCTCAACAACGAAGCACAGCTCGCGGTGGTGCTGGGGCACGAAATTGGGCACGTCGCGGCCCGTCACTCATCGGAGCAGGCCGCCCGCCAGCAGCTCATGCAGATTGGCCTGGTGGGCACGGCGATCCTGGGGCAACAGGTGTTGGGCGGACAGGCGGCACAGCAGATCCTTGGGCTGGGCGGGCAGGCGGCGCAGCTTCTGTCGCTCAGCTACAGCCGCGAGAACGAGCGGGAGGCCGATCAACTGGGCGTCGAGTATGCCGCGATGGCCGGTTACAAGGCGTCGGAAGGCGCCGAGTTCTTCGAATCGCTGAAGCGCATTCAGCAGCAGAGCGCGCAGGCCATTCCCACCTGGCAATCCACCCACCCCGACCCCGGCGCCCGCGAAGATAAGATCGTTCAGCTGGCCAATACCTGGCAGCAACGCCTCCAAACGCCCATGACGACGGTCGACCAAGACCAGTACTACAACAACTTGGAGCGCACCGTGGTGGGGAAGAATCCGCGGCAGGGCTTTGTGCGCGACGGCACGTTTTACCACCCGGAGATGGCGTTCCGCTTTCCCGTGCCCTCCAACTACCAGGTGATTAACCAGGCCGCGCAGGTGGCCATGGTAGCGCCCAGCCAGGAAGCTTACCTCCTGTTTGGCGGATACAACACGCCCACGACGGCCGCCGCCGCCGACTCGTTCGCTGCGCAACAGGGCGTTACGGTGGTGCGGCGCGACCGCGACCCCTACGGCGCTTTCGATCCGCAGCAGGTGCTGCTGGAAGGCCAAACGCAACAGGGCCAGATGCTCCGGCTGCTGGGCTACTTTCTGGAGTACAACGACACCGTGTTCGGCTTCAAGGGCATCACGGCCGCCGCCACGTACGACACGTACCAGCCGGTTTTCTTGGAGACCATGCGCGGGTTTGATCGCCTCACCGACCAACGCATCTTGTCGATTCAGCCGTACCGGTTGGCCATTCGTCCGGCCGGCCGCTCGGCGCCGTTTCGCACATTCGTGAGTGATCTTTCGCTGCCGGAAGGCATGACGGAAGATGATGTGGCCATCATCAACCAGATTCAGCTAGAGACCGTGGTGGCGCCCAGCCAGCCGTTGAAGCTCCCGCAGCGCTGA
- a CDS encoding TonB-dependent receptor: MRTFSVFLRFLTCFLVLATVSVCSSYAQTSATLAGVVTGANDGAPLIGANVVLRTPGDEVVRGASTDVTGAYALANIPPGSYVLEVSYIGYQRRTVPVTLEAGEQRTLDVALPLATSGLETVVVSVSRRQERLLNAPASISVLEAEEFQQQSVTSSVEALQPVAGVDMAQTGIDRREVALRGFNQAFNGATYVLTDYREAAVPSLNVNAFNVMPALPIDLERVEVVRGPGSALYGPGVDAGVVHFFTKDPFDYPGTTVAVSGGQRSYFAGQFRQAGVISEQWGYKFTGQYAQGQDWQLNPNNPADAAEISRYAVFEERSQVGDRPFATVDGKFQLRRDDDYYKYNVNGTLQYRPNDITRITAKGGYGETQGVFQSGVGTLQVNGFGYTYGQLRVRSGGLFGQVFVNRNHNTGDTYILGSGRYTTDESLQWSSQLRYNFLLERLDTDVTVGGDINLLRPRTAGTVTGRFEDQDAIDLYGAYAQSTSTLANWLDLTVAVRGDYDNLQEEVKVSPRAALVFRLNADNTLRATYNRSFSAPGTNSNFLDVRGQTRALGKGFNLAFQGLGAVNGFTFDSFRQNGTVRFSLPGPAFGAQVGIGGLPVAPMYGLVANQAITVNSQGQAQFVGGLFSNLSDQQRALLANIFGFTATNGLVGGATDAAVLGIPDGSARGYRTVNAPSDIPPLQQTETQSMEVGYKGLLGGKLLVSLDGYYEQKKNFIGPLRIESPLAYLQANGLSQDVGGVLGTLFTQTSNTTLNGLLDQLAATGIPRQQAAQLLAGLVGQSLNNTPAAVVQPDQQVLAGSDPQTVGGFLTYRNFGEVQYWGIDAALQYTVTPELDLFTNISYVSDDFFTNEELEETDTSLNVALNAPSFKLKSGFDYMGRSGFSFGLTGRYIQGFPVATGPYVGRVDDYFVMDAYAGYAFQESVPGLKLKVTANNVFDHDHREFVGAPALGRFIIGQLTYTLP; encoded by the coding sequence ATGCGTACGTTTTCCGTGTTCCTTCGCTTTCTCACCTGCTTTTTGGTTCTGGCCACAGTGAGCGTTTGTTCGAGTTATGCCCAAACGAGCGCGACCCTCGCGGGCGTTGTGACGGGCGCCAACGACGGGGCCCCGCTTATTGGCGCCAACGTGGTGCTCCGAACCCCCGGCGACGAGGTCGTCCGCGGCGCATCCACCGACGTGACAGGGGCGTATGCCCTAGCCAACATTCCGCCCGGCTCGTATGTGCTAGAAGTCAGCTACATCGGCTATCAGCGGCGCACCGTTCCCGTAACGCTGGAGGCCGGCGAGCAGCGTACGCTCGACGTGGCGCTCCCGTTGGCCACGTCGGGCCTCGAAACGGTGGTTGTTTCCGTATCGCGTCGGCAAGAGCGCTTGCTCAACGCGCCGGCGTCAATCTCGGTGCTAGAGGCCGAGGAGTTTCAGCAGCAGTCGGTTACGTCATCGGTGGAAGCGCTTCAACCGGTGGCGGGCGTCGACATGGCGCAGACGGGCATCGACCGCCGCGAGGTGGCCCTGCGCGGCTTCAATCAGGCCTTTAACGGTGCCACCTACGTGCTTACGGATTACCGTGAGGCGGCTGTGCCGTCGCTCAACGTGAATGCCTTCAACGTGATGCCGGCGCTCCCCATCGACCTGGAGCGCGTGGAGGTGGTGCGCGGCCCCGGCTCGGCGCTGTACGGTCCGGGCGTAGACGCGGGCGTGGTCCACTTCTTTACGAAGGATCCGTTCGACTATCCCGGCACCACCGTGGCCGTTTCGGGCGGACAGCGGAGCTACTTTGCCGGGCAATTCCGGCAGGCAGGCGTGATCTCTGAGCAATGGGGATACAAGTTCACCGGTCAGTACGCCCAGGGGCAAGACTGGCAGCTGAACCCCAACAATCCGGCCGATGCAGCGGAAATTAGCCGGTACGCTGTGTTTGAAGAACGCAGCCAGGTGGGCGATCGCCCGTTCGCCACTGTCGACGGAAAGTTTCAGCTGCGACGCGACGACGACTATTACAAGTACAACGTGAATGGTACGCTGCAGTACCGCCCCAACGACATCACCCGCATTACGGCCAAGGGCGGGTACGGCGAAACGCAGGGCGTCTTTCAATCGGGCGTGGGCACGCTGCAGGTGAACGGGTTTGGCTACACGTACGGGCAGTTGCGCGTGCGGTCGGGCGGTTTGTTCGGGCAGGTATTCGTGAACCGCAACCATAACACGGGCGATACCTACATCCTGGGCAGTGGGCGTTACACCACCGACGAGAGCCTGCAGTGGAGTTCGCAGCTGCGCTACAACTTTTTGCTGGAGCGCCTCGACACCGATGTAACAGTGGGGGGCGATATAAACTTGCTTCGTCCGCGCACAGCCGGCACGGTCACCGGTCGTTTTGAGGATCAAGATGCCATCGACCTGTACGGCGCATATGCGCAATCGACCTCTACGCTCGCCAACTGGCTCGACCTCACGGTGGCGGTGCGCGGCGACTACGACAACCTGCAAGAGGAAGTCAAGGTGTCGCCCCGCGCGGCGCTCGTCTTCCGCCTCAACGCAGACAACACCCTGCGTGCCACCTACAACCGGTCGTTTTCGGCACCGGGTACCAACTCCAACTTTCTGGATGTACGTGGCCAAACACGTGCGCTGGGTAAAGGCTTTAACCTCGCGTTTCAGGGGCTAGGCGCCGTAAATGGCTTCACGTTTGACAGCTTTCGCCAGAATGGTACGGTTCGCTTTTCCCTTCCGGGGCCCGCGTTTGGCGCACAGGTTGGCATTGGTGGGTTGCCCGTGGCTCCGATGTACGGTCTCGTGGCCAACCAGGCCATTACCGTGAACAGCCAGGGACAGGCGCAGTTTGTAGGCGGGTTGTTCTCAAACTTGTCGGACCAACAACGGGCCCTTCTGGCGAACATCTTCGGTTTCACCGCCACGAACGGCCTCGTCGGCGGCGCGACGGATGCGGCGGTGCTCGGCATTCCGGACGGCAGCGCGCGCGGCTACCGCACGGTGAACGCGCCGTCGGACATCCCGCCGCTGCAGCAGACGGAGACGCAGTCGATGGAGGTGGGCTACAAGGGGCTGCTGGGCGGAAAGCTGCTCGTGAGCCTTGACGGCTACTACGAGCAGAAGAAAAACTTCATCGGCCCGCTGCGCATTGAGTCGCCGCTGGCGTACCTTCAGGCCAATGGCCTCTCACAAGATGTGGGCGGCGTGCTGGGCACGCTCTTTACGCAAACGAGCAACACCACCCTCAACGGCCTGCTCGATCAGTTGGCGGCTACCGGCATCCCGCGGCAGCAGGCCGCACAGCTTCTGGCCGGACTCGTCGGACAGTCGCTCAACAACACGCCGGCCGCGGTTGTGCAACCCGATCAGCAGGTGCTCGCGGGTTCCGATCCGCAAACGGTGGGCGGCTTTCTCACCTATCGCAACTTCGGCGAGGTGCAGTACTGGGGCATCGACGCGGCGCTGCAATACACCGTGACACCGGAGCTGGATCTGTTTACGAACATCTCGTACGTGAGCGACGACTTCTTCACCAACGAAGAGCTTGAAGAAACCGACACCAGCCTCAACGTGGCCCTCAACGCCCCGTCGTTCAAGCTCAAAAGCGGATTTGACTACATGGGGCGCTCCGGTTTCTCCTTTGGACTGACCGGGCGCTACATCCAGGGCTTTCCGGTGGCTACCGGCCCGTACGTTGGGCGCGTTGACGACTACTTTGTCATGGACGCTTACGCGGGCTACGCCTTCCAGGAATCGGTGCCGGGCCTCAAGCTGAAGGTCACTGCAAACAACGTTTTTGACCATGACCACCGCGAGTTTGTGGGCGCGCCGGCGCTGGGCCGCTTCATCATTGGGCAGCTCACCTACACCTTGCCGTAG
- a CDS encoding hotdog fold thioesterase, translating into MTDPQPTQKPLHPSEWTGVTDVLGIEFEEVSAERVVATMPVTPRHHQPFGYLHGGVSVVLAESAASVGAYLAAPPGYGAMGVEINANHVRSMRTGRLRAVAAPVHVGRRTQVWTIDLRDSEGRLICTSRCTLAVVEQPDAS; encoded by the coding sequence ATGACCGACCCGCAGCCCACCCAAAAACCGCTGCATCCGTCCGAGTGGACGGGCGTCACGGACGTTCTCGGCATCGAGTTTGAGGAAGTATCGGCCGAGCGCGTGGTGGCCACAATGCCCGTTACGCCGCGGCACCACCAGCCGTTTGGGTACCTGCACGGCGGCGTGAGCGTGGTGCTTGCCGAAAGCGCAGCCAGCGTGGGGGCCTACCTCGCGGCTCCGCCCGGCTACGGCGCCATGGGGGTAGAGATCAATGCCAACCACGTGCGCTCAATGCGCACCGGCCGCCTGCGCGCCGTGGCCGCCCCGGTGCATGTGGGCCGCCGCACGCAGGTGTGGACGATCGACCTGCGCGACAGCGAGGGGCGCCTCATCTGCACCAGCCGGTGCACGCTCGCGGTTGTGGAGCAGCCCGACGCGTCGTAG
- a CDS encoding alpha/beta hydrolase: protein MPSASSPIHEDQPVLTYGAPLDTARYALILLHGRGATAQGMLSLADALDTSNVAVLAPQAHRRTWYPQSFMAPRDANEPYLTSALHTVDRLVARATADRPAARVVLLGFSQGACLSLEYAARHPQRYGGVVGLSGGLIGPPDADLHHDGSLDGTPVFMGCSDDDPHIPAERVHASAEALRTMEAAVELRIYPGLGHTTNDDELSYVRSLFDETQAAGASASE, encoded by the coding sequence ATGCCTTCGGCCTCGTCCCCCATCCACGAAGATCAGCCGGTGCTTACGTACGGCGCGCCCCTCGATACGGCCCGCTACGCCCTCATTCTACTGCACGGCCGGGGCGCTACGGCCCAGGGCATGCTGTCGCTGGCCGACGCCCTCGACACCTCAAACGTTGCCGTGCTGGCGCCGCAGGCCCACCGCCGCACGTGGTATCCGCAATCGTTTATGGCGCCGCGCGACGCCAACGAGCCGTACCTCACCTCGGCCCTGCACACGGTAGATCGCCTCGTGGCCCGCGCCACGGCCGACCGCCCGGCGGCGCGCGTGGTGCTCCTGGGCTTCTCGCAGGGCGCGTGCCTGAGCCTCGAATACGCAGCGCGCCATCCGCAACGGTACGGCGGCGTGGTGGGCCTCAGCGGCGGACTCATCGGGCCGCCCGATGCCGATCTGCACCACGACGGCTCGCTCGATGGAACGCCCGTGTTTATGGGATGCAGCGACGACGACCCGCACATCCCGGCCGAGCGGGTGCATGCCTCGGCCGAGGCGCTACGCACGATGGAAGCCGCCGTGGAGCTGCGCATCTATCCCGGCCTGGGGCATACCACCAACGACGACGAGCTGTCGTACGTGCGCAGCCTCTTCGATGAAACGCAGGCCGCGGGGGCTTCCGCTTCGGAATAA
- a CDS encoding glycoside hydrolase family 13 protein: protein MSFETPSWVHDAVFYQIFPDRFARSGRVAEQQGLALKPWGAPPEEQGFQGGDLYGVVDRLDYIEALGVTALYLNPIFASAANHRYHTYDYYRVDPLLGGNDALRALLDAAHARDIRVVLDGVFNHASRGFWAFHHILENGRTSPYLDWFIIHDWPLRPYAPDPETPHNYDAWYDIPALPEFNTDNPEVQDFLLDVAQHWIDFGIDGWRLDVPNEIDDDAFWRTFRERVKTANPEAYIVGEIWGHAGHWLQGDQFDAVMNYPLMDAILSYAARSMRDFSHDQLPLETAAAPATAARFEALMHRYDPAVTHAQLNLIDSHDTPRARWLLDDDPAAQRLAVLLQMTLPGAPCIYYGDEIGLSAAGDPHCRGAFPWDAPEHWDDALLDFYKSATALRHEYPALRTGTFEGVAATGDLLVFRRTLDDEAVLCAFNAGEEPMALPDDVAPERAALTPVGPFASEDARRAADVVPPRSAHIYAPVSAAVYS, encoded by the coding sequence ATGTCGTTCGAAACGCCCTCGTGGGTCCACGATGCCGTCTTCTATCAGATTTTTCCGGACCGCTTTGCGCGCAGCGGGCGCGTCGCTGAGCAACAGGGCCTGGCCCTCAAGCCGTGGGGCGCGCCGCCGGAGGAGCAAGGCTTTCAAGGCGGCGACCTGTACGGCGTGGTCGACCGGCTCGACTACATCGAAGCGCTCGGCGTGACGGCGCTCTACCTCAACCCCATCTTTGCCTCGGCGGCCAACCACCGCTACCACACGTACGACTACTACCGGGTCGATCCGCTATTGGGCGGGAACGATGCGCTGCGCGCGCTGCTGGATGCGGCGCATGCCCGCGACATCCGGGTGGTGCTCGACGGCGTGTTTAACCACGCGAGCCGCGGCTTTTGGGCGTTTCACCACATCCTGGAAAACGGACGCACCTCGCCGTATCTCGATTGGTTCATCATCCACGACTGGCCGCTGCGGCCCTACGCCCCCGATCCGGAGACGCCGCACAACTACGACGCGTGGTACGATATTCCAGCGCTTCCGGAATTTAATACCGACAATCCGGAAGTCCAGGACTTTCTGCTGGATGTGGCGCAGCACTGGATCGACTTCGGCATCGACGGCTGGCGGCTGGACGTACCCAACGAGATTGACGACGACGCCTTCTGGCGAACCTTTCGCGAACGCGTCAAGACGGCCAACCCCGAGGCGTACATCGTAGGGGAAATTTGGGGGCATGCTGGCCACTGGCTGCAGGGGGATCAGTTTGATGCGGTGATGAACTACCCGCTCATGGATGCCATACTGAGCTATGCGGCGCGCTCGATGCGCGACTTTTCGCACGATCAGTTGCCGCTTGAAACGGCCGCGGCCCCCGCGACGGCCGCGCGCTTCGAGGCGCTGATGCACCGCTACGATCCGGCCGTTACGCATGCGCAGCTCAACCTCATCGACAGTCACGACACGCCGCGGGCGCGCTGGTTACTGGACGACGACCCGGCGGCCCAGCGGCTCGCGGTGCTTCTGCAGATGACGCTGCCGGGCGCGCCGTGCATCTACTACGGCGACGAGATTGGGCTGTCGGCCGCGGGCGACCCGCACTGCCGCGGCGCATTTCCGTGGGATGCGCCCGAGCACTGGGACGACGCGCTGCTCGACTTCTACAAATCCGCTACGGCCCTCCGCCACGAATACCCGGCCCTGCGCACCGGTACCTTTGAAGGGGTGGCCGCAACCGGCGACCTGCTCGTCTTCCGGCGCACGCTAGACGACGAGGCGGTGCTGTGCGCCTTCAACGCGGGCGAGGAGCCGATGGCCCTGCCCGATGATGTGGCCCCCGAGCGCGCCGCGCTTACGCCGGTGGGACCGTTTGCGTCTGAGGATGCGCGGCGGGCTGCCGATGTGGTGCCGCCGCGCAGCGCACACATCTACGCGCCCGTGTCTGCTGCGGTATACTCGTGA
- the xseB gene encoding exodeoxyribonuclease VII small subunit — translation MDNASPDPSFEDSLHALERIVEKLENDPPPLEEALAFYEEGTAHATDCMETLDDAEQRITELSLDDDA, via the coding sequence ATGGACAACGCTTCGCCCGATCCTTCGTTTGAGGATTCACTCCACGCTCTGGAGCGCATCGTTGAAAAGCTGGAAAACGACCCGCCGCCCCTCGAAGAAGCCCTCGCGTTCTACGAAGAGGGCACGGCGCACGCAACCGACTGCATGGAGACGCTCGATGACGCCGAACAGCGCATCACCGAGTTGTCGTTGGATGACGATGCGTAG
- a CDS encoding SDR family NAD(P)-dependent oxidoreductase — protein MDLGLDGKVAVVSGASRGIGKGIAHRFAAAGCDVAICARSADTLRDTAEEIRDATGREVLALPLDMTDAAAPATLIEETVERFGRLDVYAGNVGGNRRGAFAEVSDEDWQAIIDLNLMSHVRASRAAVPHLTADGGGAICFISSIFGRELGGAGLSLYNTTKSALISLGKVMAQELTPQGVRVNTVAPGSIRFPGGSWDRRVKEKPDEMEAFVEENLPIGRFGRVDEVADVVAFLCSKRASLVTGACLNVDGGQSHSLI, from the coding sequence ATGGATTTGGGACTGGACGGAAAGGTTGCCGTGGTAAGCGGCGCGAGCCGTGGCATTGGCAAAGGCATTGCGCATCGCTTTGCGGCGGCAGGCTGCGACGTGGCGATCTGCGCACGCAGCGCCGACACGCTCCGCGATACGGCCGAGGAGATTCGAGATGCGACGGGCCGGGAGGTGCTGGCGCTTCCGCTGGACATGACCGACGCTGCGGCGCCGGCCACCCTCATTGAGGAGACGGTGGAGCGCTTTGGCCGCCTCGATGTGTACGCGGGCAACGTGGGGGGCAACCGGCGCGGCGCATTTGCGGAGGTGAGCGACGAGGACTGGCAAGCGATCATCGACCTGAACCTGATGTCGCACGTGCGGGCCAGTCGGGCCGCGGTGCCGCATCTTACGGCCGACGGTGGCGGGGCCATCTGCTTCATCAGCTCCATCTTTGGGCGCGAGTTGGGCGGCGCTGGGTTGTCGCTGTACAACACGACGAAGTCGGCCCTCATCAGCCTGGGGAAGGTGATGGCCCAAGAGCTAACGCCGCAGGGCGTGCGGGTAAACACCGTGGCGCCGGGCTCGATTCGGTTTCCGGGCGGCAGCTGGGACCGGCGCGTCAAAGAGAAGCCCGACGAGATGGAAGCCTTCGTGGAAGAGAACCTGCCCATCGGGCGGTTTGGCCGCGTGGACGAAGTGGCCGACGTGGTCGCCTTTCTCTGCTCGAAGCGCGCGAGCCTCGTGACGGGCGCCTGCCTCAACGTAGACGGCGGCCAGTCGCACTCCCTGATTTAA
- a CDS encoding ribbon-helix-helix domain-containing protein, whose translation MKTLTINLSDETADRLETLARRLGVSVEDLVRSSVEEQFKSLDDDFEQAAQHVLAKNAELYRRLA comes from the coding sequence ATGAAGACGCTTACCATTAACCTTTCAGACGAGACGGCCGATCGGCTTGAGACTCTCGCCCGGCGGCTGGGCGTTTCGGTCGAGGACCTTGTGCGAAGCAGCGTCGAGGAGCAGTTCAAAAGCCTGGACGACGACTTCGAACAGGCGGCTCAACACGTCTTGGCGAAGAATGCCGAACTGTACCGCCGCTTGGCCTGA
- a CDS encoding type II toxin-antitoxin system death-on-curing family toxin, giving the protein MMRYLTVEEVLGLHVRLLEQSGGSEGLRDRGALASAVEQPRMTFGGEDLYPTVAEKAAVLGFSLAKNHAFVDGNKRVAHAAMEVFLVLNGYEIEAPVDEQERTLLSLAAGEIERDAFANWVKVHLTERS; this is encoded by the coding sequence CTGATGCGGTATCTGACGGTCGAAGAAGTCCTGGGGCTGCATGTACGTCTTCTTGAGCAGTCTGGCGGGAGCGAAGGACTCCGTGATCGAGGCGCGTTGGCCTCCGCCGTCGAGCAGCCCCGCATGACCTTCGGCGGCGAGGACCTGTATCCGACGGTTGCCGAGAAGGCCGCCGTCTTGGGCTTTTCGCTTGCTAAGAACCATGCGTTTGTCGACGGAAACAAGCGAGTGGCGCACGCGGCCATGGAGGTGTTTCTGGTGCTCAACGGTTACGAGATTGAGGCTCCAGTGGACGAGCAGGAGCGGACTCTCCTATCGCTGGCTGCCGGTGAGATCGAACGAGACGCATTTGCCAATTGGGTCAAGGTGCATCTCACCGAGCGCTCCTAA
- a CDS encoding DUF433 domain-containing protein: MATKTLDERIVKTPGVCGGKPRVDGRRITVQNVVIWHDRLGWSADEIASEYDLELADIYAALAYYFAHQSALDEAIAQGDAFVREMR; encoded by the coding sequence ATGGCTACCAAGACGCTTGACGAGCGCATCGTGAAAACGCCCGGCGTGTGCGGCGGAAAGCCGCGCGTCGACGGTCGCCGCATCACCGTACAGAACGTTGTCATCTGGCATGACCGCCTCGGATGGAGCGCCGATGAGATCGCCAGCGAGTACGACCTCGAACTAGCCGACATTTATGCCGCCTTGGCCTACTATTTCGCCCACCAGAGCGCGTTAGACGAAGCAATCGCCCAAGGAGACGCCTTCGTCCGGGAGATGCGCTAA